A window of Komagataeibacter medellinensis NBRC 3288 contains these coding sequences:
- a CDS encoding OmpA family protein gives MKLRYGLLAGSLLTAAVTLGSVLVCTPVFAQPVQGLYISGEGGASFNQGQVIRHSSARDEFKTGATGIGSIGWGLGNGFRVEVEGLYRNNDLKTVGGNAAYHAHADGRQQESGVMANALFDMDIGKSWLFPYFGAGIGYGWQNMNTTITGNVNGQSYSQHVGGTYGNFAYQGIFGLSFPMPFAVGLSATAEYRFWTMLGPQSHHSIVSGSSTALSAMNSDYGFRNGNRDSRTDFNHSLMLGLRYEFNPAPPPPPPPSAIAAPAPAENRTYLVFFDWDRSDLTDRARAIVAVAAQASTNTQTTRIEVNGYTDNSAARPGPQGERYNQALSLKRAQVIKAELVRDGVPGPSIGINGYGDANPLVQTAANTREAQNRRVEIILH, from the coding sequence ATGAAACTGCGGTACGGATTGCTTGCAGGGTCTTTATTGACTGCCGCGGTTACCCTGGGCTCCGTGCTGGTCTGCACTCCGGTATTCGCCCAGCCTGTGCAGGGCCTCTATATCAGCGGTGAAGGCGGCGCGAGTTTCAACCAGGGTCAGGTCATACGTCATTCTTCCGCACGTGATGAGTTCAAGACCGGCGCCACCGGCATCGGCAGCATTGGCTGGGGCCTGGGCAACGGTTTCCGGGTTGAGGTGGAAGGTCTCTACCGCAATAATGACCTCAAGACCGTAGGCGGCAACGCGGCCTACCATGCCCATGCCGATGGCAGACAGCAGGAATCGGGCGTCATGGCCAATGCCCTGTTCGACATGGATATCGGCAAGAGCTGGCTGTTCCCGTATTTTGGTGCGGGTATCGGCTATGGCTGGCAGAACATGAACACCACCATAACCGGCAACGTGAATGGCCAGAGCTACAGCCAGCATGTGGGCGGCACATACGGAAACTTCGCCTATCAGGGCATTTTCGGTCTGTCCTTCCCCATGCCGTTCGCGGTTGGCCTGTCAGCCACGGCGGAATACCGGTTCTGGACCATGCTTGGCCCGCAGTCGCACCATTCCATCGTATCGGGCAGCAGCACGGCGCTAAGCGCCATGAACAGCGATTACGGCTTCCGCAACGGCAATCGTGACAGCCGGACCGATTTTAACCACTCGCTCATGCTCGGGCTGCGCTACGAGTTCAATCCGGCACCGCCGCCACCCCCGCCGCCTTCCGCCATTGCTGCCCCGGCACCTGCGGAAAACCGTACCTATCTCGTCTTTTTCGACTGGGACCGCAGCGACCTGACCGACCGGGCGCGCGCCATCGTGGCCGTGGCGGCCCAGGCCTCGACCAACACGCAGACCACGCGCATTGAGGTCAACGGCTATACCGACAATTCCGCAGCCCGTCCCGGCCCGCAGGGGGAACGCTACAACCAGGCGCTTTCCCTCAAGCGCGCGCAGGTCATCAAGGCGGAGCTGGTACGTGACGGCGTGCCTGGCCCATCTATTGGCATTAACGGTTATGGTGATGCCAACCCGTTGGTCCAGACTGCAGCCAATACACGTGAGGCACAGAACCGCCGGGTAGAGATCATCCTGCACTGA
- a CDS encoding S41 family peptidase, with protein sequence MKRRRFPVIILRPMGMGGESAATWRRRISTLGHIPRDTFILLLIIARLTTAACADDTPSPPRSPTPQPPVQEGSVDTAEGAGMDLAVISSVMQASLAFLQPRTLENYQIHDFALWGLNGLSALDPSLSIEEQHGFLQLTATQKTVLALPVPAADDVPGWSAAITRILDVAWHHSPAMRSTGADGVLQGFFDELFNHLDPYSRYIPPQAAVSDRNTRTGGEATAGLTLGMDHHTIMITAVNANGPAWPTTLAAGQIVRAINGRPTESRSLDTVNAWLNGPAGSLVRITVEARGRQTTVALHRASTPPETVFAYTSGKHVVLHITAFSTNTAEEMSQYLDEAMNVPGLSGLVIDLRGNRGGVLQQAVTTSALMLDHGVAAITQGRDPQANHVWAVQGGDMTNGLPIIVLVDGRTASAAEILAATLADQKRGVVVGSATLGKGLVQTIGQLPNGGELFVTWSRVLAPLGWPLQGLGVMPQVCTSLGEAALDRQLQDLAEGTADSKEWVTAARQVRYPVELSHILTIRKACPAAIGTDSDLDAAYSLLDNPVEYRAALTTIPEEESGPPSGG encoded by the coding sequence ATGAAACGCCGCCGGTTTCCGGTCATCATCCTGCGCCCCATGGGCATGGGCGGTGAAAGTGCGGCTACATGGCGCCGCCGGATCTCCACGCTGGGCCATATCCCGCGTGACACGTTCATCCTGCTCCTCATCATCGCGCGCCTGACCACAGCGGCCTGCGCCGATGATACGCCCAGCCCCCCACGCAGCCCCACACCACAGCCCCCCGTGCAGGAAGGCAGCGTGGACACGGCCGAAGGCGCGGGCATGGACCTTGCGGTCATCTCTTCCGTCATGCAGGCGAGTCTGGCCTTTCTCCAGCCCCGTACACTGGAAAATTACCAGATCCATGATTTTGCCCTGTGGGGCCTGAACGGACTGAGCGCGCTCGATCCTTCGCTAAGCATCGAGGAACAGCACGGCTTCCTGCAACTGACCGCCACCCAGAAGACGGTACTGGCCCTGCCCGTACCCGCCGCCGATGACGTGCCGGGATGGAGTGCCGCCATTACCCGCATACTGGACGTAGCGTGGCATCACTCGCCTGCCATGCGCAGTACCGGGGCCGATGGCGTGCTGCAGGGTTTCTTTGACGAGTTGTTCAATCATCTCGACCCCTATTCACGCTACATCCCGCCCCAGGCAGCGGTGTCGGACCGCAACACCCGCACCGGAGGCGAGGCCACGGCAGGGCTGACACTGGGGATGGACCACCACACAATCATGATCACGGCGGTCAACGCCAACGGTCCAGCCTGGCCCACCACGCTGGCGGCGGGGCAGATCGTGCGCGCCATCAACGGCCGCCCGACCGAGTCCCGTAGCCTCGACACCGTCAATGCCTGGCTCAACGGTCCCGCCGGCAGTCTGGTGCGCATAACGGTGGAAGCACGGGGCCGGCAGACAACCGTTGCCCTGCATCGTGCCTCCACCCCGCCCGAGACCGTGTTCGCCTATACCAGTGGCAAGCATGTGGTGCTGCACATCACCGCCTTCTCCACCAATACTGCGGAAGAAATGAGCCAGTACCTGGACGAAGCCATGAACGTGCCCGGCCTGTCGGGGCTGGTCATTGACCTGCGCGGCAACCGGGGCGGCGTACTGCAGCAGGCGGTTACCACATCAGCCCTCATGCTCGACCACGGGGTTGCGGCGATCACACAGGGGCGGGACCCGCAGGCCAATCATGTCTGGGCGGTGCAGGGCGGCGACATGACCAACGGGCTGCCCATCATCGTGCTGGTTGATGGCCGCACCGCCAGCGCCGCCGAAATCCTGGCCGCGACCCTGGCCGACCAGAAGCGCGGCGTGGTGGTGGGCAGCGCAACGCTGGGCAAGGGGCTGGTCCAGACCATCGGACAGCTACCCAATGGCGGGGAACTGTTTGTTACATGGAGTCGGGTGCTGGCCCCGCTGGGCTGGCCGCTACAGGGGCTTGGGGTCATGCCGCAGGTCTGCACGAGTCTGGGCGAGGCGGCACTCGACCGCCAGTTGCAGGATCTGGCCGAAGGCACGGCCGATAGCAAGGAGTGGGTTACTGCTGCCCGGCAGGTCCGCTACCCTGTGGAACTGTCGCACATCCTGACCATCCGCAAGGCCTGCCCCGCTGCCATTGGCACGGATAGCGACCTGGATGCCGCCTATTCGCTACTGGATAACCCGGTCGAGTATCGCGCTGCCCTGACGACCATACCCGAAGAGGAAAGCGGCCCACCCAGCGGGGGATGA
- a CDS encoding ribonuclease R family protein — translation MPDRLPTGTPHARRGGLPDREQLRAFIENATGRIGKREISREFGLGPEHRQALRQMLREMALDGTLAPAGARRFRVSARLPESMVVQVTGTDADGDPVARPVQWDGEGVAPVVFMHPELRGRAALAPGERVVARLRRIGPGKYEGRTLRRLTDAPMQVVGLFRTLAADDPATSAPARFRPAGRLTPADRRAKAQWVIPQGEDAGAPDNEIVIATPLPQAGPGLHPARIIERLGPQGDARTISMVAIAMLGIPHAFPTEALAQAEAARAVSPAGRTDLRDMPLVTIDGDDARDFDDAIYAEPDGTGFRITVAIADVAWYVRPGTALDREARLRGNSVYFPDRVIPMLPEALSNGWCSLRPGEDRGCLFVTMDVAADGTMANARFGRGIMRSAARLTYEQVQAARDGAPPDAAIATLPDGLLDSLFGAWRCLAAARAQRGTLDLDLPERLVRLNDQGQITAIAPRIRLDSHRVVEEFMIAANVAAARYLEGRHLPCLYRIHAPPTPERLENLRHALDTMGLKLPPVGSLRAADLDRILQQARNTDQAALVNELVLRAQNQAEYSPDPIGHFGLSLAAYSHFTSPIRRYADLLTHRALLVAIGLEPGPAPTHEALEDAGEAITRTERRAAQAERETLERYAATWLQVRVGTVMEAHVSSLSRFGIFTVLDATGTSALLPMSALPQDQWHHDEKTQTLLARDKTMAFRPGQALRVRIEEACAIRGTVLLALPDSPPARQGRRA, via the coding sequence ATGCCGGACCGCCTGCCCACGGGCACGCCGCACGCCCGTAGGGGGGGCCTGCCTGATCGTGAACAGCTCCGCGCATTTATCGAGAACGCCACCGGCCGGATCGGCAAGCGCGAGATCAGCCGGGAATTCGGCCTTGGCCCCGAACACCGGCAGGCGTTGCGGCAGATGCTGCGCGAGATGGCGCTGGATGGCACGCTGGCGCCTGCGGGTGCCCGGCGTTTCCGTGTCTCGGCCCGGCTGCCCGAATCCATGGTGGTGCAGGTTACCGGCACTGATGCCGATGGCGACCCAGTGGCCCGCCCCGTGCAGTGGGATGGCGAAGGCGTCGCCCCCGTTGTGTTCATGCACCCCGAACTGCGCGGACGTGCCGCCCTGGCACCTGGCGAGCGCGTGGTCGCGCGCCTGCGCCGCATCGGCCCCGGAAAATATGAAGGCCGCACGCTGCGCCGTCTGACCGATGCGCCGATGCAGGTCGTGGGCCTGTTCCGCACGCTGGCGGCGGATGATCCGGCGACCAGCGCCCCAGCCCGCTTCCGCCCCGCAGGCCGGCTGACACCTGCCGACCGCCGGGCCAAGGCGCAATGGGTCATTCCACAGGGGGAAGATGCGGGCGCACCGGATAACGAGATCGTTATCGCCACCCCCCTGCCCCAGGCCGGGCCGGGGCTGCACCCCGCACGGATCATCGAACGCCTTGGCCCGCAGGGGGATGCACGGACCATCAGCATGGTGGCCATTGCCATGCTGGGCATCCCGCATGCCTTTCCCACCGAAGCACTGGCGCAGGCCGAAGCCGCCCGCGCCGTATCCCCCGCAGGCCGCACCGACCTGCGTGACATGCCGCTTGTCACCATAGATGGCGACGATGCCCGCGATTTTGACGATGCGATCTATGCCGAGCCAGATGGGACAGGCTTCCGCATCACCGTCGCCATCGCGGATGTGGCCTGGTATGTCCGCCCCGGTACTGCGCTGGACCGCGAAGCCCGCCTGCGCGGCAATTCCGTCTATTTTCCCGACCGGGTCATTCCCATGCTACCTGAGGCACTGTCCAACGGCTGGTGTTCGCTCAGGCCGGGAGAAGACCGGGGCTGCCTGTTCGTGACCATGGATGTGGCCGCCGACGGCACAATGGCCAATGCCCGCTTCGGGCGCGGCATCATGCGCAGTGCCGCCCGCCTGACCTATGAACAGGTGCAGGCCGCGCGTGACGGCGCGCCACCCGATGCCGCCATCGCGACCCTGCCTGACGGCCTGCTGGACAGCCTGTTCGGTGCATGGCGGTGCCTTGCCGCCGCACGGGCGCAACGTGGCACGCTGGACCTTGACCTGCCTGAACGGCTGGTCCGGCTGAACGACCAGGGCCAGATTACCGCTATTGCACCACGTATCCGCCTGGACAGCCACCGGGTGGTGGAAGAGTTCATGATCGCGGCCAATGTTGCCGCCGCGCGCTACCTTGAAGGGCGACACCTGCCCTGCCTGTACCGCATCCACGCGCCCCCCACGCCCGAACGGCTGGAAAACCTGCGCCACGCGCTTGATACGATGGGCCTGAAACTACCGCCCGTGGGCAGCCTGCGTGCCGCCGACCTTGATCGGATCCTGCAGCAGGCGCGCAATACCGATCAGGCGGCGCTGGTGAACGAACTGGTCCTGCGCGCGCAGAACCAGGCGGAGTACAGCCCCGACCCGATCGGGCATTTCGGCCTGTCGCTTGCGGCCTACAGCCACTTTACCAGCCCCATCCGTCGCTATGCGGACCTGCTGACCCATCGCGCCCTGCTGGTGGCCATCGGGCTGGAACCCGGCCCGGCACCCACGCACGAAGCACTGGAAGATGCAGGTGAGGCCATAACCCGCACCGAGCGCCGCGCGGCACAGGCCGAACGCGAAACGCTGGAGCGTTACGCCGCTACATGGCTGCAGGTCCGCGTGGGCACGGTCATGGAGGCGCATGTCTCCAGCCTGTCGCGATTCGGTATTTTCACGGTACTGGACGCCACCGGCACATCCGCCCTTCTGCCCATGTCTGCCCTGCCACAAGATCAGTGGCATCACGATGAAAAAACGCAGACATTGCTGGCACGCGACAAGACCATGGCATTCCGCCCCGGTCAGGCCCTGCGCGTACGGATAGAAGAAGCATGCGCGATCCGGGGAACAGTCCTGCTGGCCCTTCCCGATTCTCCACCCGCCCGGCAGGGACGGCGGGCATGA
- a CDS encoding DUF1491 family protein yields MEEARLKTGIWVKAMLRQAGQTGNPGMVLHHGDDDAGSAIIVLLGRGGHMCVLAQTRTPDGRQAWFRATGEAAVDQASVDAYVSRQRERDPDLWVLEFDAPDLTPPFETRLI; encoded by the coding sequence ATGGAAGAAGCCCGCCTGAAAACCGGCATATGGGTCAAGGCAATGCTGCGCCAGGCTGGACAAACCGGAAATCCGGGCATGGTGCTGCATCATGGTGACGACGATGCCGGTAGTGCCATAATCGTGTTGCTGGGGCGTGGAGGACACATGTGTGTGCTGGCCCAGACACGCACACCCGATGGACGGCAGGCATGGTTCCGCGCTACAGGAGAGGCGGCCGTGGATCAGGCCAGTGTCGATGCCTATGTCTCAAGGCAGAGGGAACGGGACCCGGATTTATGGGTTCTTGAATTCGATGCACCTGATCTGACGCCACCGTTTGAAACAAGGCTGATATAA
- the cysK gene encoding cysteine synthase A → MTKTTPQERTYGFAAPRGRVYDSIVETVGGTPLVALPHLTREDGLQSRILMKLEFFNPLASVKDRIGAAMIEDAESRGEIQPGKTTLVEPTSGNTGISLAFVAVARGYRLIVTMPEGASIERRKMLRLLDAQLELTPSRLGMAGAIARAEEILKKTPNAWMPRQFDNPANPDVHAATTAEEIWVDTAGEVDIVVAGLGTGGTASGIAHGLKARKPGVQVYGVEPMESAILNGDEPGPHGIQGIGPGFCPRTLDLAALDGVLPVSEREAIAAARRCARLDGVPVGISSGAALHAAVQLAERPENKGKTIVTIAPSFAERYLSTSLFTGLV, encoded by the coding sequence ATGACCAAGACTACCCCACAGGAGCGTACGTACGGTTTTGCCGCACCCCGCGGCAGGGTGTACGATTCCATTGTCGAGACCGTGGGGGGGACGCCGCTGGTGGCGTTGCCGCACCTGACCCGTGAGGACGGGTTGCAGAGCCGGATATTGATGAAGCTGGAGTTCTTCAACCCGCTTGCCTCGGTTAAAGACCGGATCGGGGCCGCAATGATCGAGGATGCGGAAAGCCGGGGCGAGATCCAGCCTGGCAAGACCACGCTGGTGGAACCAACATCGGGCAATACCGGCATCTCGTTAGCCTTTGTGGCGGTGGCGCGGGGCTATCGGCTGATCGTAACCATGCCCGAAGGTGCTTCCATCGAGCGGCGCAAGATGCTGCGCCTGCTTGATGCGCAGCTGGAACTTACCCCCTCACGGCTTGGTATGGCGGGTGCCATTGCCCGGGCGGAAGAAATCCTGAAGAAAACCCCCAATGCCTGGATGCCGCGCCAGTTCGATAATCCCGCCAACCCTGATGTGCATGCCGCCACTACGGCGGAGGAAATCTGGGTCGATACGGCGGGTGAGGTCGATATCGTCGTGGCTGGTCTTGGCACGGGGGGGACGGCTAGCGGCATTGCACACGGCCTGAAGGCGCGTAAGCCCGGTGTGCAGGTCTATGGCGTGGAGCCGATGGAAAGCGCCATACTGAACGGGGATGAGCCGGGTCCGCACGGTATTCAGGGCATCGGGCCGGGCTTCTGTCCCCGCACGCTGGATCTTGCGGCACTTGATGGTGTCCTGCCGGTATCGGAGCGCGAGGCGATTGCGGCCGCACGTCGGTGTGCACGGCTGGATGGCGTGCCGGTGGGTATTTCATCGGGGGCGGCACTGCATGCGGCCGTGCAGCTTGCCGAGCGGCCGGAAAACAAGGGCAAGACGATTGTCACGATCGCACCATCCTTTGCCGAGCGTTATCTTTCCACGTCGTTGTTTACCGGTCTGGTCTGA
- the topA gene encoding type I DNA topoisomerase, translating into MTDVVVVESPAKAKTINKYLGDNYTVLASFGHVRDLPPKDGSVLPDEGFAMKWEADERGSRQIAAIAKALRGAKHLYLATDPDREGEAISWHVRSMLEEKNLLKGIDVQRVTFNEITKSAIKTAMAHPRELDFPLIEAYLARRALDYLVGFTLSPVLWRKLPGSRSAGRVQSVALRLICEREAEIEVFRPREYWSITARMTTPAGAAFSARLTHLDGHKLDQFDLGDEARAMAAKAAVEAGDYSVDKVERRKVRRNPPPPFTTSTMQQEASRKLGMGAQVAMRTAQQLYEGIDIGGETVGLITYMRTDGVQMAGEAIGAIRGHIGHSFGPEYVPEKARIYSTKAKNAQEAHEAIRPTDVRRTPADMARYLSPEQKKLYDLVWKRSVASQMQSAELDQVAVDITDRQQRVTLRATGSIIAFDGFLRLYSEGRDDSPAKSDDDQDRMLPAMSEHDAIGRGEVAADQHFTQPPPRYSEASLVKKMEEIGIGRPSTYASILTVLRDRNYVQLENRRFVPEDRGRLVTAFLTSFFERYVDTQFTAGLEEQLDDISGGRANWRDVMSAFWSDFSHAVDQTKDLKISDVITALDADLAPYFFPDREDGQDPRVCTACGTGRLGLKLGRYGAFIGCSNYPTCQFTRKLVIDPSKEGEDAATLKDGMRVLGTAPTGEEVTVRRGPWGLYVQQGEPDPEDKKAKPRRATIPRGLDGDKITLVQAVGLLSLPRIVGIHPELGEPIEAGLGRFGPYVKMGAIYGSLDKDDDVLTVGLNRAVDALAKKLASIRTIGPHPKDGEPVMVRKGRFGPYVQHGTIVATVPRGQDMADVTMEEALTLLNEKGKPLKAKGKKATTTRKPAARKTKAKAAEGTEDAGAAPKKKAAPRKAASKAKTATKTTTRKKATPAKAESESD; encoded by the coding sequence ATGACTGACGTCGTGGTGGTCGAATCGCCAGCCAAGGCGAAAACGATCAATAAGTATCTGGGTGACAACTACACGGTTCTTGCCTCGTTCGGACATGTGCGCGACCTGCCGCCCAAGGACGGCAGCGTGCTGCCCGACGAAGGCTTTGCCATGAAGTGGGAAGCCGATGAACGCGGTAGCCGCCAGATCGCGGCCATTGCCAAGGCCCTGCGCGGGGCCAAGCATCTCTACCTTGCCACTGACCCCGACCGCGAAGGGGAAGCCATTTCGTGGCATGTACGCTCGATGCTGGAGGAGAAGAACCTTCTCAAGGGTATCGACGTGCAGCGCGTCACGTTTAACGAAATTACCAAAAGCGCCATCAAGACTGCGATGGCCCACCCACGTGAACTCGACTTTCCGCTGATCGAGGCCTATCTGGCCCGCCGCGCGCTGGACTACCTCGTGGGCTTCACGCTCTCGCCTGTGCTGTGGCGCAAGCTGCCCGGATCGCGCAGCGCGGGGCGCGTGCAATCCGTGGCGCTGCGCCTGATCTGTGAGCGCGAAGCCGAGATCGAGGTCTTCAGACCGCGGGAATACTGGTCGATCACCGCGCGCATGACCACGCCGGCCGGGGCAGCCTTCTCGGCACGACTGACGCATCTTGATGGCCACAAGCTCGACCAGTTCGACCTGGGGGACGAAGCCCGCGCCATGGCTGCCAAGGCCGCGGTGGAAGCAGGCGACTACAGCGTGGACAAGGTCGAGCGCCGCAAGGTCCGCCGCAACCCGCCGCCACCGTTCACCACATCGACCATGCAGCAGGAAGCCTCACGCAAGCTGGGCATGGGCGCGCAGGTGGCCATGCGCACGGCCCAGCAACTGTATGAAGGCATCGACATTGGTGGTGAGACGGTCGGCCTGATCACCTACATGCGAACCGATGGCGTGCAGATGGCAGGCGAAGCCATTGGGGCCATCCGCGGCCATATCGGCCATAGCTTCGGGCCGGAATACGTGCCGGAGAAGGCGCGCATCTATTCCACCAAGGCCAAGAACGCACAAGAAGCGCATGAAGCCATCCGCCCGACCGACGTGCGCCGCACGCCAGCGGACATGGCACGCTACCTCTCGCCCGAACAGAAGAAGCTGTATGATCTGGTGTGGAAGCGCTCGGTCGCCAGCCAGATGCAGTCCGCCGAACTGGACCAGGTAGCGGTGGACATCACCGACCGCCAGCAGCGTGTGACCCTGCGCGCCACGGGTTCCATCATCGCGTTTGACGGCTTCCTGCGCCTGTACAGCGAAGGGCGCGATGATTCGCCCGCCAAAAGTGATGATGACCAGGACCGCATGCTGCCCGCCATGAGCGAGCACGATGCCATCGGGCGTGGCGAAGTGGCGGCGGACCAGCACTTCACCCAGCCGCCGCCGCGCTATTCGGAAGCGTCCCTGGTCAAGAAGATGGAAGAGATCGGCATCGGCCGTCCTTCCACCTACGCCTCCATCCTGACCGTGCTGCGCGACCGCAACTACGTGCAGCTGGAAAACCGACGTTTCGTGCCCGAGGACCGGGGACGGCTGGTCACAGCCTTCCTCACCTCCTTCTTCGAGCGGTATGTCGATACCCAGTTTACGGCAGGGCTTGAGGAACAGCTTGATGACATATCGGGCGGCCGCGCCAACTGGCGTGATGTCATGTCCGCCTTCTGGTCCGACTTTTCCCATGCGGTGGACCAGACCAAGGACCTGAAGATATCCGACGTCATTACCGCGCTGGATGCTGACCTTGCTCCCTACTTCTTCCCCGACCGTGAGGACGGGCAGGACCCGCGCGTATGCACCGCCTGCGGCACGGGGCGGCTGGGACTGAAGCTGGGGCGCTATGGCGCGTTCATCGGCTGTTCCAACTATCCCACCTGCCAGTTCACCCGCAAACTGGTGATTGACCCCTCCAAGGAAGGCGAGGACGCCGCAACCCTGAAGGACGGCATGCGCGTGCTGGGCACAGCCCCTACGGGTGAGGAAGTGACCGTGCGCCGTGGCCCATGGGGGCTGTACGTGCAGCAGGGCGAGCCCGACCCCGAGGACAAGAAGGCCAAGCCCAGACGCGCCACCATTCCGCGCGGGCTGGATGGGGACAAGATCACGCTGGTACAGGCCGTGGGCCTGCTGTCGCTACCGCGCATCGTGGGCATTCACCCCGAACTGGGCGAGCCGATCGAGGCGGGCCTGGGCCGCTTCGGGCCGTATGTGAAGATGGGTGCGATCTATGGCTCGCTGGACAAGGATGACGATGTCCTGACCGTGGGCCTGAACCGCGCGGTGGATGCACTGGCCAAGAAACTGGCCTCCATCCGCACCATCGGTCCCCACCCCAAGGATGGCGAGCCGGTCATGGTGCGTAAGGGCCGCTTTGGTCCGTATGTGCAGCACGGCACCATCGTGGCCACCGTGCCGCGCGGGCAGGACATGGCGGATGTGACCATGGAGGAAGCCCTGACGTTGCTGAACGAAAAGGGCAAACCCCTCAAGGCGAAGGGCAAGAAGGCCACCACCACCCGCAAGCCCGCTGCCCGCAAGACCAAAGCCAAGGCTGCCGAAGGTACGGAGGATGCCGGGGCCGCGCCGAAGAAAAAGGCAGCACCGCGCAAGGCTGCCAGCAAGGCCAAAACGGCCACCAAGACGACGACACGCAAGAAGGCTACCCCGGCCAAGGCCGAAAGCGAGAGCGACTGA
- a CDS encoding RrF2 family transcriptional regulator translates to MLLRRDRTMIAILIMLDVAFHAGRNGTISAADIAERAGLARRGIEPLLQTLSRSGLLESVRGPRGGYRLGRPRRDILLADILSVITAEDNRDDGPVGDLFQKVIEPCWQHFDDMVGAECNKISLDDLVRRAEHAGMRRPLPEPITFSI, encoded by the coding sequence ATGCTGCTCCGGCGGGACAGGACCATGATCGCCATACTGATCATGCTTGATGTTGCCTTTCACGCCGGACGGAACGGCACCATCAGTGCAGCAGACATAGCCGAGCGCGCGGGCCTTGCCCGCCGTGGCATCGAACCCCTGCTGCAGACCCTGTCACGCTCCGGCCTGCTGGAAAGCGTGCGCGGCCCACGCGGTGGCTACAGGCTCGGCCGCCCGCGGCGCGATATCCTGCTGGCCGATATTCTGTCCGTCATCACGGCGGAAGATAACAGGGACGATGGCCCCGTGGGAGATCTGTTCCAGAAAGTGATCGAGCCGTGCTGGCAGCATTTTGACGACATGGTCGGCGCGGAATGCAACAAGATCAGCCTTGATGACCTTGTACGTCGGGCGGAACACGCCGGCATGCGCCGCCCCCTGCCCGAACCCATCACCTTCTCGATCTGA
- the dprA gene encoding DNA-processing protein DprA codes for MSVPDAEMLLACLRLARTEGIGPVSYRRLVRTHGSVQAALGMLERGAGSGRGIGRPCSRDDALREIEHLHAMGGRFLAHGQPGYPPLLAALHDAPPVLAVLGDASLLSARMVGIVGGRNASAGGIRLAESLSALLAAHGVDTVSGLARGIDAAAHRGAMTAGRTVAAIAGGLDCPYPPENADLQALIARTGAVVTEAPLGTMPQARHFPRRNRLIAGLGLGCVVIEAALRSGSLITARMALDYDRTIFAVPGSPLDPRCHGSNDLLRQGAILTENERDILRELPETTGETGLFSYQAPTTHPPVARRVETAVQRSEAVPPPPASTPMVGEADLHEMIEGFLSFTPSPVDDLVRRCQFSTAAVLAALSEMEIAGMIEFLAGDMVVRRPPPA; via the coding sequence ATGAGCGTACCCGATGCCGAAATGCTGCTGGCCTGCCTGCGACTGGCCCGCACGGAGGGCATCGGACCGGTCAGCTACCGCCGCCTTGTACGCACGCATGGCAGCGTGCAGGCCGCACTGGGCATGCTGGAGCGCGGCGCAGGCTCCGGCCGTGGCATCGGCCGCCCCTGCAGCCGCGATGACGCGCTACGCGAAATCGAGCACCTGCACGCCATGGGCGGCCGGTTCCTGGCGCATGGCCAACCCGGCTACCCACCCCTGCTGGCCGCCCTGCATGATGCCCCGCCGGTACTGGCCGTGCTGGGTGATGCCAGTCTGCTTTCGGCGCGCATGGTGGGGATCGTGGGCGGCCGCAATGCCTCAGCGGGTGGCATCCGCCTGGCGGAAAGCCTGTCCGCCCTGCTGGCGGCCCACGGGGTTGATACCGTATCGGGCCTTGCACGCGGAATTGATGCCGCCGCCCATCGTGGCGCCATGACGGCGGGGCGCACGGTCGCCGCCATTGCCGGCGGTCTTGACTGCCCCTACCCGCCCGAAAATGCTGACCTGCAGGCCTTGATCGCCCGCACGGGCGCCGTAGTGACCGAAGCCCCGCTCGGCACCATGCCACAGGCGCGGCACTTCCCGCGCCGCAACCGGCTGATCGCGGGGTTGGGGCTGGGCTGCGTGGTGATCGAGGCTGCGCTGCGCTCAGGCAGCCTGATTACCGCACGCATGGCTCTGGACTATGACCGGACCATCTTTGCCGTGCCCGGATCGCCGCTTGACCCGCGTTGCCATGGCAGCAACGACCTACTGCGACAAGGCGCGATACTGACGGAAAATGAACGCGACATTTTGCGTGAACTTCCTGAAACAACTGGGGAAACCGGGCTTTTTTCATATCAGGCCCCTACCACCCATCCCCCGGTGGCCCGGCGGGTGGAAACAGCCGTGCAGAGGTCGGAAGCAGTCCCGCCGCCACCCGCCAGCACCCCCATGGTGGGAGAAGCTGACCTGCATGAAATGATAGAAGGTTTTCTATCTTTCACGCCATCGCCTGTTGACGATCTCGTACGGCGCTGCCAGTTCTCGACAGCAGCAGTCTTGGCCGCCCTGTCGGAAATGGAAATTGCGGGCATGATCGAGTTCCTTGCGGGGGACATGGTCGTGCGACGTCCACCACCCGCCTGA